ACATCTACGTACAAACAGCAAGTCATATGCACTCTTTACACAAGCTCAGTTCCAGATATCTTGCTGAAGACGGATCGAGCGGAGAAAAGAACCAACTGGATGGTAAAAGGGGTAGAGATGTGGTGATTGAAGTCCCAGTAGGAACTCATATTCAGTGGTGTCCAGATCCATTGGCTATCAGAAAGAgccaaaaacaaaaaaggtCATTAGCATTCCACATCAAAGCCGTAGGTGAGGATTACCTAGCATATAAACCGGAAAATATCCAGTTTTTCAGGAACAGCTATCAACCAGGGGAAGGATggattttcaaagacagaGATCAAGAATATCACATGGCAAGAGACTTTTTTGTtaaactgaaaaagaacatGACAGCTTATGACAAAGAGCAAACAAAGGCTGAACTTCATAATGACatttttcctcttgaagGCATAGATCTGGATAGTCCGATGAAAGagcctcttcttcttttgaagggAGGAAAGGGAGGTTTAGGAAACATGCATTTCCTTACTGATGATATAAGAAACCCCCgattttcaaaagttggaagacCCGGGCTAGAACAGACTTTCGTGTTTGAACTTAAGTTATTGGCTGACCTGGGACTTGTGGGATTACCAAATGCAGGCAAATCCACCCTTTTAAGAGCCATTTCTAATGCAAGACCTAGAGTTGGGCATTGGGAATTTACAACATTACAACCAACTATTGGAACTATCCCCATGGGCATTGATAAAGAACCATTCACAGTTGCAGATATTCCTGGTATTATTAAGGGAGCATCCGAGAATAGAGGTATGGGAATAAGCTTTCTGAGGCACGTGGAGCGTTCTGGCGGACTAGTGTTTGTCATATCTTTAGTGGGACAGAATCCAATCAACGATCTAGAGATCTTGTTAGCGGAGATGACGGAGTCAAGATTGCACGGTAAGAATATATTAGTTGTGGCAACAAAAGCTGACGTTGAGGGAACGAAAGAAAAGTTCCAGATGTTAAAGGAATATACacaagagaaaaaaatggatatAGTCCCGTGTTGCGCAATGAAAAACGAAAATATTGAGATGGTTATTGAAATGATGGCTAAATGCACAGGTAAATATTAATAATAGAAGCACCAATATAATCATCCGTTATTCATTTCCTATTCTTCAATATGGAATCCAGGTAACCTGCTAAGACTGAAAAGCTGGAAGACTCCAACCGAGAGTAATAGTTCAAAGCTTGCACAAAGGTGTTCAAGCTAGACTCAAATTTCTTCTCGTATTCATTTATTATATGTTTCATCTTGATGACCCTTTCCCTATTCTTTTCAGGGTCAAACTGTTTCTCCCCTAGTTTAGAGGCATATTGGTCGAAGAGGTTCTCGTCCAAAAGAATCAGattctttctcaaagacATTACAAAAGTGTGAAAAGTAAGCACAAACTCGAACATTCTTCTAGAAATTTGTACAAGCGTCTCATTCATTAGCAAGGAATTTTGCATCATAGTGTTCAGCCACTTTTGCAGAGAGACGAAGTATTTTTCGAAGTCACTGTCCGCAGTACTTGCAAAATGCTGATACTGGGTTTCCATTTCACTAAATGAACCCTCAATCACATCGAAGCTCAGATATAAATGGAATGCAGACACAAATTGCTTTATATTTGAATGTAGGTATCTCAAACGCAGTATCCATTTTCTAATACTCCGATTGGGAAAATTGAAACACCAAAACCTTTGGTAATTTATTTCCTTCCAAGACGATTCTAGTAGCTTTTCAACGACATTGGTTATCATAACATTTCTTCCAACCAGTTGGAATTGTGTAATTATTGTGTTTGTCAATAGTAAATTGAGAGGAAATGGAAACTCAATGTTTAACGAAAGATAATACACTAAGTAATTATCCAACGGGCTAATGACAACTTCGGCAGTGTTTTTGGTGAGAGTTTTGTTAAGATATCTTTTCAAGCTGTTAAGGTCAGATGAATTAAACACCTCTTCAGCATCAATTTGCTGTATGTTAAGGATACTTTCAAGGAAAGTATATAGGTTATCAGATTGAACGTTGATATTGACAAGATTACCAACTaactttgatcttggagTCGCCATAAGTTGAGGCCTGAATGTTTtctcaaagtttctttctaTTTTGCTTAAAGAGGCCTTTGATTTGTCTCGTAGCATATCGCTCATAGAATGTGCTAGGAAGTCATTGAGAAACACGCCGTTGGAAAATAATAGTGTGGACTTTAAGGCCTCCAGAATAGTCAGAAATTTGTAACCTTTCATAAACAATTCTGTGACCAATTTATTTGCCCGCAGATATTTTTGTTCCACATAAAAGAATAAATCATCAGTCTCCAATGACTCAATCTTATGATTAGATGTATCATTCTCAACGATGTCTACAGGCAGACACCTCAATACATCCAAATACTTCCCGGTCAACAGTACTTTCCTTTGTAATTCCCTATGTTCGAATTGACGAATAATGTAATTCTTTCGTAGCAAGAATTTGCTGTCGTAGTTGATTAGAGTGTTCTTGGAACTTTGTTCCACTATGAAAAACTCATCAAAAGGgtcatcaatttttccaaacGTAAGCCATTTATGTAACATTTCGATATAGGGGAGACTTATTCTATCAAATGTCTTCTTTAAAGCCTCAAATCGTGTTTGATCACCTCttattctttccattttATCCTGGACAATGCGCAGTATTATACCCCCTTTTATTATTCTAGTTTTGTTATTGAGTTCCGTTTGCATGTACAAGGAGTCATCATGCTTCaagtcttctttgataGTTTTGAGCATTGTCTTGAATACATCGTCAACTGTTGCCAAATTTGATCTGTTTACCTCATTGAGCGATGTGATGATTTCGTACAATGTGCGCATTTTCTCTcctgattcttcaataagttgattcaaaatacctattgaaaaatgagGGTCCATCATAAACCgtctttcaagttccagCACTATCTGATCGTGCTCTTTCAGAAAGTCTCTAATTTCATTACAAAGCCTTTGCATGGTAGCTCCATAAAATTGGGAATCGTAAACCTCAACAAACTTTGTCAAACTGTAGTACATTTTTCCATACTTGAGCAGTCTGTTGGTCATGTCTTTCAAGGTAACATCCAGGTTCTTTGCTATTCTATAATCAGGACCTTCCAAAATTGACCTTAAATCCTGTTCATTAAAGTTCTTGCTGAACCTCACGTAATCACCTTCGTTCCCTTGTAAACAGTACAGTATATCTCGTACTACAAATGCTTCctgttctttcaaatcGGAAAGATCTTGCAAAGGATATGGTTTAGTGTTCACGGCCGTGGTCAGGTTCACGGTTGTCGGTATTATTCTTTTggtttcttgatcaacCAGTTTCACGACATCATACTGCTTCGAGGGGTTAGTAATGTGCAATCCATACCAGGTGGTTAGAATACGGTGAACTCTGTTTGCTTACCATTTGTGTCATGTTGATTGATGGTCTAGATGTAAACACGGAAACGATACAATAGCGCGCGTCCGCCTGATTTCCAGATCTGAAGAACCGAGACTGAGATGAGTTTCGCAGTCTTGAAAAGCTCATTGTAGGAAAAAAAACTACAGAATGGCTTTAAATTATCACTAGGGCGAGATCTGTTCTTGTTGATGTTTGCTTCCAGTGGGACGCAGGCCCACTCTCTCAAAGATCTGATTTGGATGTATTCTCATATAACAGCTACTTGATCGTTAGAAGGCATCCAACATCTTTTCTACTTATCTCATCGCtaaatatttttttttcttcccttgCAAATCATTTTCCATACACTAAAGTTATGGTAAAGTTCGAAGAGCTGGGAGTCAGCAAGTGGCTTTGCGAGTCGCTTGATGCAATGAAGATATACACGCCTTCAAAGATCCAAGAAGCCACtattccaaaaattcttgCAGGTTATGATTGTATTGGAGGAGCTAAAACAGGATCTGGTAAAACCATTGCATTTGCAGCCCCAATGCTTACAAAATGGTCAGAAGATCCTTATGGTGTGTTTGGATTAATTCTTACACCTACAAGAGAGTTGGCCCTTCAAATCGCAGAACAATACGCTGCGCTTGGTGCCAGTATGAATATTAAAGTTTCCGTAATTCTAGGTGGTGGGGATATCGTCCAACAGGCCTTAGAGCTACAAAGAAGGCCGCATTTTGTCGTTGCCACCCCGGGTAGACTGGCTGATCATATTCTCAGCAGTGGTGAAGAAACCATCGGCGGGCTGAGAaaaatcaagtttttggtATTAGACGAAGCTGATAGATTATTGAGTAACAGTTTTGGAAGCGACTTGGAAAGATGCTTCAAAGTGTTGCCTCCTCCCGAGAAGAGGCAAACATTGCTATTTACAGCCACTGTCACGGATGAAGTTAgagctttgaaagaaaaacctGTGCCTGAAGGCAAACTTCCTGTATTCGTACATGAAGTTGAGTCTGTCGATAAAGTGGCCATTCCCGCAACTTTGACAACAAATTATCTATTCATACCGTCCTATGTCAAAGAGGCTTATTTGAATGCTGTCTTGGCATTGGAAGAAAACGCAGATTCTACCGTCATTGTCTTTGTTAATAGAACACAAACCGCAGAACTTTTGAGACGAACTTTGAGGAATCTGGAGTTTAGGGTGGCTTCCCTTCATTCTGAGATGCCTCAAATAGAGAGAATAAACTCTTTGCATAGATTCAAAGCTGGTGCTGCTAGAATCTTGATTGCCACGGACGTAGCTTCCAGAGGATTGGATATACCCTCAGTGGAGTTGGTTGTCAACTACGATATGCCTGCTGACCCAGATGATTATATCCACCGAGTAGGTAGAACAGCACGTGCTGGTCGTAAGGGTGAATCCTTGAGTTTCGTTACCGAACAAGATGTCAAAAGAGTGCTGGCCATCGAAGAAAGGATCAACAAGAAAATGGACAAGTACGAACTGGTCACTGATAACAAAGTTATAGAAACCTCCCTGCACAAAACTGGTGCAGCTAAGAGAGAAGCCTTAATGGCGATGGAAAGAGAGGGGTTCGgtgaaaagagaaagaataaCAAAATCAAGAACGCAAAACGAAAGAACAGCAGACTTCAAAGTAAGTAAATTAGACTTCATGTATTATATATTTTCAGGACATCAAAGTATCTACAGCCCAATCCACACTCAAAGTTCGAAGATCCGTGTAAGTTTGACCTGtaccaacaaaaagaattGGTATTCCAGTAGCATAAACCATGTTGACCATACTTCCAATCAGATCTCCTACGGTGTCACATTTGCTGATAATAAAGAAATCAAGTGTTCTTCCAGGACCGAAAGCACCATTAAAATTCTTTGCCTGCTGTACACTATCCGTACCAACCAATGCCTCACCAACCATAATGATTTTGTCAGGCTTAGCCGCCTTCACAAACCCTTGCAAAGGTGCCATTAACTGTGCGTCATTGTGTCTCCTTCCTGCAGTATCTAAAAGAACAATATCAAATTTGTTCTCCTCTGCGTATTGTATAGCTCCTTTAGCAATTTTAGATACCAGATCAGCACCTCCGTAACCTCCTTGAAACAGTTCAACGTGCGATTCATCCTCAGTaagcttcttcaagttgtttACGTGTACTCGCAACTGTTCGACAGCCCCCGATCTAAACGTATCACAAGCAGTGATCAGAACCCTGTACTTATTACTTAGTAACCAGAAGGCCAGTTTGGAAAGGTTTGTAGATTTTCCAACACCGTTGACACCAACAACGGAAATGACATATGGCTTTCTAGCAGCCTTTTtgctttgaatttctttcaataGGTTAATAGAAGTTTCTGGGGTCAATAATTTGAGCAATTCCTTTTCCAGTGCATTCCTAGCAGCCTTGGGTATGCTTGTAGTGACCTTTGTACCTACTAAACTTTTGTTAATGCGTTCAACAAGCTTTTTGGCAATTTCTGGAGCCACATTCTTATTAATTAAGTGTTCagaaagagatttggaAGTCTTGGTGAGGTTATCTTCGGTGACAGTTTTACCTGAGAATAAGCCAGACAAAAAACTAAACGCTCCGGTGCTTTCATCAGAGACAGATTTATCCCTTTGTTTAGACAGGATATCGTTAATTTCTTTCATATCGCTTACCAAAAACTTACCATCTTTAGTTTTTCCGTAATTATCACCAACTAAATGTCCAACATCTTGATTCCCGACCTCGCTAGTAGTAGAAGAGAAATCCAGATCAGATTCCTCCAAaccatcatcttcaatgggGTTGCCCTGGGTATCCCATCTTCtagctttcttcttttgagtAAGTTGGGGTTTCTTTCCCTTCAATTTATTTTGGGATAATGAATGTGGTTCTGAAGTAGAAGTGCTTTTGGCAGTTTCTACACCAACGTTTTTAAAAAGTTCTTGCTTCTTCAGGTTGTAGAAACTAGTAAACTTTCTCAGCTCTTGTTCGTCGGGAAAAGCTCCAGAGTCAAGATCAGCTGTGATGAGCTCCTCCCAAAGCGTTTGAATATCTTTTAAAAATTGGCCCTCGTTTGGAACATTGACAAGAGAAGAGTGGCATGAGGTGAAGTAGCAAGTGGGCTGGGAACTGCTGACATACTTGATGGTATATCCATCTAGACTATAAGATCcaacatcatcatcttcgAACTCTTCCTCGTTATTGACAGATCCAGTCAAAGTTTTCCTTTGAGAAATAAATATATCGGAAATGAGACCATTTACAACCCGATCAGGAACTTTTCTGTcctcatctttgaaaagaacaGTTCCTTTTGGAGTGAAAATAAGAAATTGTTCGGACATTACTTTCCTGTGAGTTAGTcctttggaagagaaatATATTGGACATACCGTAGAAGGTCCAGGATACGGCCCCACAGCATCCGTCTAGCGCGCACAGTAAGAGTCGAAAACTACTCAGAAAAGGAACGATTCTACTGTTAAGGTAATGTACATAGTCTTTTAGGGCTAAATTCAACAAATTATTCATCTAGAGTCATCTCATCAAGCTCATCTAATAACTCATCAACACCAATTTCAGGGGcatcgtcatcttcatccatgTCAGCCTCATTTTCTGGAGCTGGTGGCTCATCAGCCTTATAAAGATTAACGGTTTGTCTAAGTTCTGGAtcttcctccaattcctgCAAAAAGATCTCGTAATCTCTTTCAGCCTTCTCTTGCTCTTGTTTAGCTTGTCTAGATTCGTCATTAGCGACAATATCCTGGTGTTCCTTCGCCATTCTTCTAAGTCTCCAAGCTCTCTTCTTAGCTCTTCTTGCACTTCTGGAGAAGTGTTTCTTGATCAGAACTACATCTAGTACATTCTTGCTGTCtaattcatcaaaaaggTCACTGTTGAAGTTCGAATTAGCCAAAAAGTATCCATCCGCAGAATCTCCAGGATTCAGTAAGCCACCAAGATGCGATCTTACATAGTATTCTTGATCATTGTTACCCATGTCTGCTGCTCTTGCTACGGTAATATCAGCAAGAATATAGTTTCCTCTGGTCTCTCCAGTAGGTTCAACATCGAGCACAATGAATTCAATTAACTCTGTTCTGTTGCACAGAACTGGGAAAGGATCTCTGAAGTAAACGTTGGAGTTTATGTCTGCTATTTGTAATGTGTTTGGATCAATAAATTGAACTGTATTCGAAACTTTGGAGCAAACTACCAGTCTGGAGATAGTTCCTAAGGAATGTGCTaacttttttggaagaacaATTAAGTCATCTCTACAGATGGGTacaatttcaacagaaaaagTAAACTTATACGTAGAGGTTCCTGAATGAATATCTGCACTCACAAGTtcttcagattttttggatttgacAGGGGCCACGGAACTGATAAAGTCAATCATCTTGGCAGCGTGGTTTTTCTGTGCGTAGTAGAAGTCCAGACCATCCTTGGCCTCCTTAATAGAAATGGTATCAACATGAGCATTATGCTTTAGAATCAACTGTTCCAAGTGCAAGAAGGTTCTTTTGTGAGGAACTTTTTGACGAACCTGAACAGCGGCTCTCCACGTATTAGCAGTAAATGATTTGGCACAGTCAGGACATTGCATTGCCATTACAACAtattcaacttcaaagcTTTGCTGAATAATAGTGTTTGTCATAGCCTCACCCTGAACTGTTAGTTTaactttgattcttctagAGTGAGGCTCTGTCCAGATAAAGGAAGCATCAATCAATCTGACCTTATTCAAACCTTTCAACCTCCTGAGACACAAAGCCAAAAGCTCTCTACTTTCTAATTCTGCACGGATCCACTGTCCTGGAGGTTGCAAAAAACGTTCACAGTTCCTACAGAACGACACATTTGCCTCCCTTGGAATTCCTTCGGTGATATCAACTGTAAGTTTTATACAGTCGTAACACATGACTAGACCAGTGGTACCATCCATGGGAACACCACAGTTGCAACATAGCACCGTAGCAACACCTTGTTGCTCGGTAGGCTCGAGATGAGTATAGTTTGACATACTGGACCTCGTTGCTATTATAACTTATTCAGTAGAGAAGagcaaagagaaaaaaaaaaaaaaatatgaGAATCAAAACAATTTGAGACTAAACCCAAAAGAAGTAATATCCTTTTAAGCAAGATCTTGCCAAAATATCATCATAGGAAAAGTGTGGTTCCAACCATACTCACAATGTCGGAAAGAGGTCAGCCCGGTGGACCAAACCCGACTATCAAGGATAACCGACTAGTTATGAACATAACTACATCTGAGCCTCGTGACCTGCTGATGATAGAAAGAAATTGTCTCAGTATGGTCAAATTTGGGGTTGTTCTCTCATTAACAAGTATTGCCATGCTTGTTAACTTTGGCTTCGGGAAACGTGAAAAGCTTGAAGGGGACAAAAAGATTCTCTTTACGATATTTGGTTCCATTTTTATGCTTCTCTCGTTGCTGTCATTAGTATTAGGTGCTCTGAATTATTATCACTCTATCGGTCGATATACCAAAGAGAAGGTGGAGGTCTTTAACCATATCCCTATTACTGGCTTTGTGTTTTCGTGTTTTGTAATGATCTTCACAGTGAGTGTGGTATTATTGACTCAGAGCTTATGACAGTATCGGTACTAATAAGGTGTTCCTGGCTGGAATCCAGAGGATCAGTTGATTCGTTAAGATTGGGCTTCGAATCGAAAGTCGTTTCTGCTGTGTAAATCGTTTCACTATGAATTAGTTCTGAGAATTGGGACTGAGGTTCAGACGAAAATTCCAGCTCTGATATAAGATCAGAATTATGCTGTTGTGAAGGAGAGCTTGAAAGAGGCAAGGGGGAGCTAGGAAATGGTGTTTTACACGGTCGAACTTTGCAAGGTAAATTTTGACCTTCTGAACAATACGAAGTTAAGGGATCACTCTCTGCATAGAAAGGACTGGTAGCTTCCGGTGACAATGATTCATTGCCTTCAAAAAGTATATTCAGAGGCATCAATTTCGTCTTGCTTGCAAAAATGGTTTCTGCTTCATGTTGGGGAACAATCTCatacttgaaaagtttctcttTCGGTGGAAGTCCAAATCTGgccaatttttcatcattgacCTTTCGATCGTTCGATTTTAACatttcaatgaattgaaGGGATTCAGTTGGTCTGTCTTCACTAGTCATGTCCTTACCTTTAAACTTTTTTGTGGGAACAAACAAAGACAAACTTGGACCACGCatcttgaatatttcttATCGATGGATATAATCACAACATGTTTGATGTTGTGGATCCCGCGAGatgagagaaaaaatacaaaccccaaaagatgaagagatgTGGTTCAATATTGAAATTCTGTCACGTGAAATGTCAACATCAGATTTCTATTTCCTAGTTGCTTaataaacttttttctGCCTAAAAGGGGGAGGGGAGAGAGAATGGTTCATTCTTTAGTCGACATTTACTTCCATGAGGAATTCAATGCTGCGaatatcaagaagatgTTTCAACTCCAGCGGGCTGCTGTTGAAACCTTCTCCAACTAGAACGAGGGGCGCTGTACAGAACCTCACCGACTCTTTGGCTTCTAATCCTCAATTATCATTCCCCTGCTTAGAtaaacaagaaaagagatcgAAAACACTGTTGGAAGATGGCCCTGAGCCCAGTTATCAATCTATGAAGGAACACCATGTCCACAAATATAAGAGTGAGGATCCTATATTTCTGGATTATGGAGGCTATTTAcccaagtttgaaattgcCTACGAGACTTGGGGACGACTCAATGAACATAGAGACAATGCAATCTTGATACACACAGGGTTGTCTGCTTCATCGCATGCAAAGTCAAATgctttgaacttgaaaaaaggCTGGTGGGAAGAGTTCATCGGACCGGGAAAATACTTGGACACTACAAAATATTTCATTATCTGTACGAATG
This window of the Komagataella phaffii GS115 chromosome 2, complete sequence genome carries:
- a CDS encoding Putative ATP-dependent RNA helicase of the DEAD-box family gives rise to the protein MVKFEELGVSKWLCESLDAMKIYTPSKIQEATIPKILAGYDCIGGAKTGSGKTIAFAAPMLTKWSEDPYGVFGLILTPTRELALQIAEQYAALGASMNIKVSVILGGGDIVQQALELQRRPHFVVATPGRLADHILSSGEETIGGLRKIKFLVLDEADRLLSNSFGSDLERCFKVLPPPEKRQTLLFTATVTDEVRALKEKPVPEGKLPVFVHEVESVDKVAIPATLTTNYLFIPSYVKEAYLNAVLALEENADSTVIVFVNRTQTAELLRRTLRNLEFRVASLHSEMPQIERINSLHRFKAGAARILIATDVASRGLDIPSVELVVNYDMPADPDDYIHRVGRTARAGRKGESLSFVTEQDVKRVLAIEERINKKMDKYELVTDNKVIETSLHKTGAAKREALMAMEREGFGEKRKNNKIKNAKRKNSRLQSK
- a CDS encoding Signal recognition particle (SRP) receptor-alpha subunit; translated protein: MSEQFLIFTPKGTVLFKDEDRKVPDRVVNGLISDIFISQRKTLTGSVNNEEEFEDDDVGSYSLDGYTIKYVSSSQPTCYFTSCHSSLVNVPNEGQFLKDIQTLWEELITADLDSGAFPDEQELRKFTSFYNLKKQELFKNVGVETAKSTSTSEPHSLSQNKLKGKKPQLTQKKKARRWDTQGNPIEDDGLEESDLDFSSTTSEVGNQDVGHLVGDNYGKTKDGKFLVSDMKEINDILSKQRDKSVSDESTGAFSFLSGLFSGKTVTEDNLTKTSKSLSEHLINKNVAPEIAKKLVERINKSLVGTKVTTSIPKAARNALEKELLKLLTPETSINLLKEIQSKKAARKPYVISVVGVNGVGKSTNLSKLAFWLLSNKYRVLITACDTFRSGAVEQLRVHVNNLKKLTEDESHVELFQGGYGGADLVSKIAKGAIQYAEENKFDIVLLDTAGRRHNDAQLMAPLQGFVKAAKPDKIIMVGEALVGTDSVQQAKNFNGAFGPGRTLDFFIISKCDTVGDLIGSMVNMVYATGIPILFVGTGQTYTDLRTLSVDWAVDTLMS
- a CDS encoding Component of the microtubule-nucleating Tub4p (gamma-tubulin) complex; translation: MSFSRLRNSSQSRFFRSGNQADARYCIVSVFTSRPSINMTQMYDVVKLVDQETKRIIPTTVNLTTAVNTKPYPLQDLSDLKEQEAFVVRDILYCLQGNEGDYVRFSKNFNEQDLRSILEGPDYRIAKNLDVTLKDMTNRLLKYGKMYYSLTKFVEVYDSQFYGATMQRLCNEIRDFLKEHDQIVLELERRFMMDPHFSIGILNQLIEESGEKMRTLYEIITSLNEVNRSNLATVDDVFKTMLKTIKEDLKHDDSLYMQTELNNKTRIIKGGIILRIVQDKMERIRGDQTRFEALKKTFDRISLPYIEMLHKWLTFGKIDDPFDEFFIVEQSSKNTLINYDSKFLLRKNYIIRQFEHRELQRKVLLTGKYLDVLRCLPVDIVENDTSNHKIESLETDDLFFYVEQKYLRANKLVTELFMKGYKFLTILEALKSTLLFSNGVFLNDFLAHSMSDMLRDKSKASLSKIERNFEKTFRPQLMATPRSKLVGNLVNINVQSDNLYTFLESILNIQQIDAEEVFNSSDLNSLKRYLNKTLTKNTAEVVISPLDNYLVYYLSLNIEFPFPLNLLLTNTIITQFQLVGRNVMITNVVEKLLESSWKEINYQRFWCFNFPNRSIRKWILRLRYLHSNIKQFVSAFHLYLSFDVIEGSFSEMETQYQHFASTADSDFEKYFVSLQKWLNTMMQNSLLMNETLVQISRRMFEFVLTFHTFVMSLRKNLILLDENLFDQYASKLGEKQFDPEKNRERVIKMKHIINEYEKKFESSLNTFVQALNYYSRLESSSFSVLAGYLDSILKNRK
- a CDS encoding 60S ribosomal export protein NMD3 — translated: MSNYTHLEPTEQQGVATVLCCNCGVPMDGTTGLVMCYDCIKLTVDITEGIPREANVSFCRNCERFLQPPGQWIRAELESRELLALCLRRLKGLNKVRLIDASFIWTEPHSRRIKVKLTVQGEAMTNTIIQQSFEVEYVVMAMQCPDCAKSFTANTWRAAVQVRQKVPHKRTFLHLEQLILKHNAHVDTISIKEAKDGLDFYYAQKNHAAKMIDFISSVAPVKSKKSEELVSADIHSGTSTYKFTFSVEIVPICRDDLIVLPKKLAHSLGTISRLVVCSKVSNTVQFIDPNTLQIADINSNVYFRDPFPVLCNRTELIEFIVLDVEPTGETRGNYILADITVARAADMGNNDQEYYVRSHLGGLLNPGDSADGYFLANSNFNSDLFDELDSKNVLDVVLIKKHFSRSARRAKKRAWRLRRMAKEHQDIVANDESRQAKQEQEKAERDYEIFLQELEEDPELRQTVNLYKADEPPAPENEADMDEDDDAPEIGVDELLDELDEMTLDE